In Nitrospira sp., a single genomic region encodes these proteins:
- the secF gene encoding protein translocase subunit SecF encodes MLEILGKTNFDFMGKRNISFLFSGIMVVLGILAIIQISRGAANLGIDFAGGTAVQLKFQQPIKIDEARNALETNGLGDAELQEFGQDNKLLIRVKASTTLEQKTAERVVAVFSKEFPGNTFVVDSSTEIGPTIGKKLQEDALIAVLVSFAGIILYVAARFELRFGVAAALATFHDVLAVLGAFYLLDKEITLLVVTALLTLAGYSLTDTVVVFDRIRENLRMRRRDSEEVMINNAINQVLSRTIVTSLTVVLVLIPLTVAGGEVLHDFSLALLWGVIFGTYSSIFVASPLLLLWPGTTGRLLKRA; translated from the coding sequence ATGCTGGAAATCTTGGGAAAGACGAACTTCGATTTCATGGGCAAGCGGAACATCTCGTTCCTGTTCTCCGGTATCATGGTTGTGCTGGGAATACTGGCGATCATTCAAATCAGCCGCGGTGCGGCCAACCTGGGCATCGACTTTGCCGGCGGCACGGCGGTGCAGCTGAAATTCCAGCAGCCGATCAAGATCGACGAAGCCCGGAACGCGCTGGAGACGAATGGGTTGGGAGATGCCGAGCTACAAGAATTCGGCCAGGACAACAAGTTGCTGATCCGGGTGAAGGCTTCCACGACGTTGGAACAGAAAACGGCGGAGCGCGTCGTGGCGGTCTTTTCGAAGGAGTTTCCAGGGAACACCTTTGTGGTGGATTCCAGCACGGAAATCGGACCCACCATCGGCAAGAAGCTGCAGGAAGATGCGTTGATCGCGGTGCTCGTGTCGTTTGCCGGCATTATCCTCTACGTTGCCGCCCGCTTTGAACTGCGGTTCGGGGTGGCGGCGGCCCTGGCGACGTTCCACGACGTGCTGGCCGTTCTGGGGGCATTCTATCTGCTCGACAAAGAGATCACGCTGTTGGTCGTGACGGCCCTCTTGACCTTGGCGGGCTATTCGCTGACCGACACGGTCGTGGTCTTCGACCGCATTCGCGAGAATCTTCGGATGCGGCGTCGGGACAGTGAAGAAGTAATGATCAACAATGCCATCAACCAGGTGTTGAGCCGCACGATCGTGACCAGTCTCACTGTAGTGTTGGTCCTGATTCCCCTGACCGTCGCCGGCGGAGAGGTGTTGCACGATTTCTCCCTGGCGCTGTTGTGGGGGGTGATCTTCGGAACATACTCGTCGATCTTTGTCGCCAGCCCCCTGTTGCTCCTGTGGCCGGGGACGACGGGGCGCTTACTCAAACGCGCCTAG